In Helianthus annuus cultivar XRQ/B chromosome 8, HanXRQr2.0-SUNRISE, whole genome shotgun sequence, a single genomic region encodes these proteins:
- the LOC110876760 gene encoding uncharacterized protein LOC110876760, producing the protein MNTRNQDVDNTLKNHDKAITEIQATLSALAKQQEEILKAVKDKPGQNSGGGASSGSSFSPDSADSRSNRLLRIGNVEFPKFSGEDVEGWIYRCEHFFAMDETPDEVKLRCAVVHLEGAALQWHRAYLRIRNATVAEIPWEEYVRSISTRFSNDMFEDPLEELASLNQTGTLLELNTAFDCLLNKVNLTESQAISLYLKALRLDIRGPVKMFKPRTLHEAYGLAKTQALNNENLEEKFDRGKGAVGNTKSSPNAKITPPTNVTKLPILPLPNRTPAASTKPTGGARRLTSGDEDEPAVDEPVPEDEEEEHQISIHALTGIPSYSTMRVQGTRGTRQLHILIDSGSTHNFLDSRVAKKLQCEVKDITPIKVGVADGEQLTCTQLCTNFRWTMQGNWYSTEVLLLELENYDMILGVQWLLPLQDILWNFQRMTMRFEVDGKQYELKGLQNNKMSVFSVEKMGELLQKQAKGGSLQLFSLQLTDSEDEKTYRSKVVCDPKQTHENPAWQALTRAFSEVFQMPKGLPPTRPFDHRITLKEGTEAISQRLTGTRRFKKTL; encoded by the exons atgaacacgCGTAACCAAGATGTTGACAACACCCTCAAGAATCATGACAAGGCAATTACTGAGATCCAGGCAACGCTATCGGCTCTAGCGAAACAACAAGAAGAAATCCTGAAGGCGGTCAAAGATAAACCGGGTCAGAACAGCGGCGGTGGGGCTAGCTCGGGTTCATCGTTTTCTCCCGACAGTGCTGACTCGCGGAGTAATCGGCTCCTGAGGATCGGGAACGTCGAGTTTCCCAAGTTTTCGGGTGAGGACGTGGAAGGATGGATCTACCGTTGCGAACACTTTTTCGCGATGGACGAGACTCCGGACGAGGTGAAACTTAGATGCGCGGTTGTCCACCTGGAAGGAGCCGCGCTCCAATGGCACAGGGCTTACCTGCGCATACGTAATGCTACCGTAGCCGAAATCCCTTGGGAAGAATACGTGAGGTCTATTTCAACCCGTTTCTCTAACGATATGTTTGAAGATCCCTTAGAAGAGTTGGCCTCCCTCAACCAAACCGGTACTCTTCTCGAGCTTAACACCGCATTCGATTGCTTGTTGAACAAGGTAAACCTTACTGAGTCCCAAGCTATTAGTCTCTATCTCAAGGCCCTTAGACTGGATATTCGGGGGCCGGTTAAGATGTTTAAACCGCGCACCTTACATGAGGCATACGGGTTGGCTAAGACTCAAGCACTGAACAATGAGAATTTGGAAGAAAAGTTTGATAGGGGAAAGGGGGCTGTGGGGAACACGAAGAGCAGCCCAAATGCAAAAATTACACCACCCACCAATGTTACCAAATTGCCAATTCTACCCTTACCCAATCGAACACCCGCTGCCTCCACTAAGCCCACGGGGGGTGCGCGGCGCCTCACGA GTGGGGATGAGGATGAACCAGCGGTGGACGAACCGGTTCCTGAAGACGAAGAGGAGGAACACCAGATTTCGATTCATGCGCTAACAGGTATTCCTTCATATTCGACCATGCGGGTTCAAGGCACAAGGGGTACACGCCAACTTCACATCCTTATTGACTCGGGGTCGACCCATAACTTCCTTGACAGCAGAGTAGCGAAAAAGTTGCAATGTGAGGTTAAGGATATTACACCGATTAAGGTGGGGGTGGCGGACGGAGAACAACTGACTTGTACCCAATTATGTACCAACTTTCGTTGGACCATGCAAGGCAACTGGTACTCGACAGAGGTTCTACTATTGGAACTAGAAAACTATGACATGATCTTAGGGGTACAGTGGCTTCTTCCCTTACAAGATATTCTTTGGAATTTCCAAAGGATGACTATGAGGTTTGAGGTTGATGGGAAACAATACGAGTTGAAAGGGTTGCAAAATAATAAGATGTCGGTTTTTTCGGTAGAGAAGATGGGAGAGTTGCTGCAAAAACAAGCTAAAGGGGGGAGTTTACAATTATTTAGCTTACAACTGActgatagtgaagatgagaagACCTACCGCTCTAAGGTTGTATGTGACCCAAAACAAACACACGAAAACCCCGCATGGCAGGCATTAACCCGAGCATTTTCCGAGGTGTTTCAAATGCCAAAAGGGTTACCCCCTACTCGACCGTTTGACCACCGTATCACCCTTAAGGAAGGAACAGAGGCCATTAGTCAACGCCTTACCGGTACCCGACGGTTCAAAAAGACGTTATAG